A stretch of the Lolium perenne isolate Kyuss_39 chromosome 3, Kyuss_2.0, whole genome shotgun sequence genome encodes the following:
- the LOC127339358 gene encoding probable pre-mRNA-splicing factor ATP-dependent RNA helicase DEAH2: protein MAAPRRGLFDVADLLDEEPLPRRATINPLNGKSFSPKYYHMLERRRQLPVWTMKEEFICELARRQVVVLHGDAPGSGKTTQIPQFLLEARGLFGRPMIACAQPWRVAAMSVAKRVAEELDVTIGEEVGYSIPFEACTSNRTVIKMMTHDILVREALSSPLLSEYNVIVVDEAQERTLSTDLLLIILKDILKKRIDLKIVVLSSSNEAISFVEHFDQCGIPGVMVVPTITYPVEILYSDEEPRDPVTAAVDKAVEVHLTEPEGDVLLFLPREMIQQACDLIDNALKLMSEKGLCEPFLVVPLFSDLPLEMQDQIFEPAPRLWRVGIRQIRKIIVSTHIAECSLVMDGISYVIDSGIFGHKYYDPVTNLGTVMISEINRKSAIQRSLCAGRARPGRCFRLYNQATFIQLDPEILPEILLCDLASMVLTLMKLGITNLVTVDYLDCPAPQVVINALDALYQLGALDDEARLTIFGELLSQLPLDPQLATALLKSQEFHCANEIISISAMLSVPSCFLRPMAAQQAADEAHAKFWHNDGHHLSLLNVYNAYKQNGFFMQAAHLDQDGNYRTIKCNQVRILMLFAFMPTCIHP, encoded by the exons ATGGCTGCGCCGAGAAGAGGCCTTTTTGATGTGGCCGACCTCCTCGACGAGGAGCCGCTCCCCCGCCGCGCCACGATCAACCCCTTGAACGGCAAGAGTTTCTCCCCGAAATACTACCATATGCTTGAGCGGCGCCGTCAGCTCCCCGTCTGGACCATGAAGGAGGAGTTTATTTGCGAGCTAGCCAGACGGCAAGTCGTCGTCCTccacggagatgctccaggaagcgGGAAAACCACTCAG ATTCCGCAGTTTCTACTTGAGGCGCGCGGTTTGTTTGGCCGGCCCATGATTGCTTGCGCCCAGCCTTGGAGGGTTGCCGCAATGTCAGTTGCAAAGCGTGTCGCGGAAGAGTTGGATGTTACAATCGGGGAGGAAGTTGGATACAGCATCCCGTTTGAAGCCTGCACCAGCAATCGTACTGTAATCAA GATGATGACTCATGACATTCTTGTCAGAGAAGCGCTCTCCAGTCCTCTGCTTTCAGAGTATAATGTGATAGTGGTTGATGAAGCGCAGGAACGGACACTATCCACTGATCTCTTGCTTATTATTCTAAAGGACATTTTGAAGAAGAGGATTGATCTGAAAATCGTGGTTTTGAGCAGCAGCAACGAGGCAATTAGCTTTGTGGAGCACTTTGATCAGTGTGGCATTCCTGGGGTCATGGTGGTTCCTACCATCACTTATCCCGTTGAGATACTATATTCAGATGAAGAACCGCGTGACCCTGTAACTGCTGCTGTTGATAAAGCTGTCGAAGTACATCTCACTGAGCCTGAAGGTGATGTTTTACTGTTTCTCCCTAGAGAGATGATTCAGCAAGCGTGTGATCTAATTGATAATGCACTCAAACTCATGTCTGAGAAGGGGCTTTGTGAACCATTTCTGGTCGTTCCTCTTTTCTCTGACCTACCCCTAGAGATGCAAGATCAAATCTTTGAACCTGCTCCAAGACTATGGAGAGTGGGCATTAGACAGATTAGGAAAATAATTGTCTCAACTCACATTGCAGAGTGTTCGCTTGTGATGGATGGCATCAGCTATGTCATAGACTCTGGCATCTTTGGCCATAAGTATTACGACCCGGTCACAAATTTAGGGACAGTCATGATCTCTGAGATTAACAGGAAAAGCGCCATCCAAAGAAGTTTGTGTGCCGGAAGAGCACGGCCTGGAAGATGCTTCAGGTTATACAACCAGGCCACATTCATACAGCTAGATCCAGAAATACTCCCTGAAATACTATTATGTGATCTGGCTAGTATGGTGCTTACGTTGATGAAGCTTGGGATTACCAACCTTGTGACAGTGGATTATTTGGACTGCCCAGCACCTCAAGTTGTAATCAACGCACTGGATGCTCTTTATCAGTTAGGAGCATTAGATGATGAAGCAAGGCTCACAATTTTCGGTGAACTACTTAGTCAACTTCCCCTCGATCCGCAATTGGCCACGGCGCTTCTTAAAAGTCAAGAATTCCATTGTGCTAATGAGATCATCTCAATATCTGCCATGCTGTCAG TGCCTTCTTGCTTTCTCCGGCCTATGGCAGCACAACAGGCTGCTGACGAGGCCCATGCTAAATTCTGGCACAATGATGGGCACCATTTGTCTCTTCTGAATGTTTACAATGCCTATAAACAAAACG GCTTCTTCATGCAAGCTGCCCACCTGGACCAAGATGGGAACTACCGCACTATTAAGTGTAATCAGGTTCGCATTCTGATGTTGTTTGCTTTCATGCCCACCTGTATTCATCCCTGA